The nucleotide window CATTGAATATCCAAGGGTCTCCACCCTACGGAAACTAATTGCAAGGTAAAATGTCAAAAAGTTACTCTCTTTATATATAGTGGATTATTTTTACTCCCTAACCCAACACCCCCACCCCCCCaccccaaaaaattttaaaaaaaataataataatctaatgtAGAATGACCATTAACTCAATGCTTTTTCATAGTAATTATAACATTGTCAAATAACTTCATAAAAATACtaacaatgatgatgatgttaacaataatgataatgataatagcATTGTCGATGACATCATTTCCTTGTTATGGAATGGCAATATTTCTTTGCTTGCAGGATCAATTGGGAGATGCTCTACATTGGATCCGGCAAGTTGTAGCCCTCATATGCGGATTGCTTTGGGGTGCGGTTCCTTTGGTTGGGGCCATGTGGATAGTTGTGTAAGTGCAATTCAAAAACTCTTTAGCTGTAGCACCAATGGAGATTGGCTATTTTTGTAGACATATTTATATTGGTTCCTTAAATTTTTTGCCAGCATTTCTCACAAGTTGTTGGTCCACCACTGTTGCTTGGCCTTCATGCCTCaccatttggttatccaaaccattcaccttGTAGGCCCCACTGCGGATGGGCCACATGAAAATCATCCCATTGCTCAAAGATCCTCATCATTGGCACACAAAAGGTCTTCAAATAAGGACTGTTGTTCTAACTTCTTGTATGGACATTGAAATCTTTGACATGGGGTTTTGTCACGTGGCCTGTCCATGGTGGGATAGGCTACTATGGGAGGGTATAGGGGCAAGCAATGCCTGCAAACCTTGTTTGTTTTATGGGAGTGATTTTATTTTCACATGAGATGGTTGAGGATACTGCTTGCTATGTGTTTATACTGTCTCAACTAACTTTGTACTGTACATTCTTGTGCTGATAGGTTTTTACTTTAGATGCAATTTAAGTTTTTATATAGCATTCTAGCCTTATCAATTGTTGTCATCATATGCTTCCAAGCAAAACCAAAATACTGAACTTTAGAAGTTCATcgatgtttctttctttctttcctgggTTCCGTTTTGCCGTTCGCTCAGAGGCATGTTTTGAAGATGATTGATAACCTCACTAATATAGAGGGAATGGCGAGAGGGTCCGTTGTAATTTTCCCCTCTTATGTATCTGTAGTTGTTGTCTTTTCCTGCTTTGTTAACAAAGCTTAAGTCACTATTCAGGGAAAAAGGAGAGGGATAAAGGTAGGGCCATCAATGGGACAGGCTCATGccaagcaaaatcaatattttgaataggAGCAGCCCGACCATTTCAAAAACCGCTGCTGGTACCAACCCAGGCCCCACCTTTTGACAGCTGTATATAGAAGGAAGAACCAATGAAATTCTGAGGttagagacaaaaaaaaaaaaaactgtgttgTTCGCTATGGCTTCACAATGGTAGGAGTTGGAGGCCTTGGGGCCCTAAGTGGTGGCCACTTAGGAATTCCCATCTACTGACATACAAAATAGAGGAAATggaaaaaaggagagaagaaaagaaaaaaaaacatgaaacatGTAAAAAAGAAGTGGAGGCCTGAAAAATGCCTTAAGCAGGCTACTGTACTGGGCTGCACTACCATATGCAAAAAATATTAGTTTCCTACTCACAAATTGGTTAAATATAACCTAGGGGAGGAATTTCAGGATCTTCATTTCCTAAATTCAGAATGTTTGTAACCTTTATTTTGTGTTTCTTCTCCTTGAAGGCTTGCTTAGGTAAACTTGTGGCATGAGCAAGTTTCTGAAGCAACCTCCTTTATTGGATCATAGTTAATTagtttgatgaggacatccgagcaccatatcGAGCATATTAGAGGAGGAGCCCACATCCCGGTTTCTCTATGGCTAGATGATCATTACGTGAGGCCCGGCTCTGGATTGTAGGTGCGTGGAAGACCCCTCATGCATATTTGGTGCATCATTGAAGACACTACATTGGggagatgcatgtgggctgcttattGGGAGCATGGAGATACGTTTTACATGTGGAGACACATTTTTTGCCATAGCTAGGGGTTATTTTATATTTGTTAGAGAATTAGGGAGTTATGttttattttggtttaaaagTAGGAGGTACTTAGAGCTTTTTCTTATTGAGAGGCGTCTTTTTGTAAAAGTCCCAAGTTGAGACTATTTAAGGGTTATGGGAGCCCTAATTTGGGTATGCTATGATTATTATGAATGTGATTTCTTGTGATTGGAATGGTGTGAAGCCATTAATCTTAAACCAAATAAGTTttcttctctctatctctatttcttttaaaatttctttttatttttcacttttctTAACCCATCTCCACAATATTCATTCCCAATTCTCATCCTTACCAAAACCCAATCCAGACCACGTcaaaacctaacataaacctacaccttcTCTTCCCCCCACCTATGAACAGTGCTGTGAACAATGATCTTTTAAACCCCAAGTTCTTAAATTCCCAATTCTAAAACCCTAAATTCCCAATCCCAAACCCTTAACCTAATTTCCAATTATTCCAAACTTAGAATACTTGACCCTTAATGGACATATGTGAATCCCCTTGAATGTATCCCATCTTCTTTTGGGCCTATTTCTCTTTGATCTATATTTTTGAGGATCCATACTGTAGGATTGTATTTAGGTCTTGAATCTAAACACAGTTGTTTACTTGAGTATCTTTTATATCTGTGGTAGattatatatttttatgtttCTTATTGATATGATAATCCATTGATTAATCTCATGAGATCATTTTAGCCTAGTCTCACGTCtcacgtcctgcatcaaattttggtatcagagctaggtTAGCATATGGTTTAATGTCCATCGCATTTAGAGTTTAGGGTTAGCGTGTCCATCGCATTAGAGTTTAGGGTTTACATATTGTCACCTTTAAAGTTAGTAGCCTTCCATTCTCATCATATTGTATTTAGGATTTTAGTTGTCAGTTCTCCCCAATTTGCATGTCTAGTGTATGCCCACTTGTAGTGGGCGTGGTTTTGGTCATCACCCCACAATAAACTTGGAACAGCTTACCAAGGCTCTTAATGCCATCAACCACCATCCTGCGGCCATCGAGGCACAAAGTAGAGCCACTAGTAACCAACTGGCAATTCTTAGGAATGAGATCAACACTTGCATGAACCAGTTGGAAGTTGCTTCCCTCCAGGCAAACCTCGACAATGGGGAAGATGGCCAATCTCAAGTGGGAAGTGAAGTTGAAGGAATTGAGACTGTGCCACTTACAGTTGTTAGATGCGCCTTGGCCCAGGTTAAAGAGAGTGATGATTTGCGCATGAATTCAAATTTTCACACTTACGTTAAGTGTGGTGACAAAAATTGCAAGGTGATAATTGATAGTGGTAGTTGCACCATTGTGGTCTCCTGTAGCACTGTAAATTGTTTGGTTTTGAAACCCACCCCTCATCCTCAGCCCTATCGAGTTTCTTGGGTTGATGTGTCCTCGATTCCAGTTTCTCAGTGGTGTCTTATCCCTATGCAGTTTGCCTCCTACAACAACATGTTGTGGTGCGGTGTTTTGCCTATGAACATAGGCCATATCATTTTGCGCAGACCTTGGATGTATAATCGAGACGTGATGCTATTCAACTCGAATACGTGTTCGTTTATGTATGAAGGTAAGAGGATTAAGCTAAATCCTCTTCCGCCCAAAAGCACCCCAAAGAAGAAAGATGACGTCAAGAAGGGTGATCTTAAAGAGATGAGGAAATCTCAGCCTAAATTTCTTCATATAATAAACACCAAAGAGTTTGAGAGGGAAACAAAGGTTGATTCGTTGCTGTATGCTCTCATGGCAAGAGAGGTCACACCTGAGGTTAGCGTAGGGTTGCCACCCAAGGTGAATCCGGTATTGGATGAATTTAGAGACGTCTTCCATGAGGACCTACTGGATGAGCTTCCACCCACGCAAGACATTTAACATACCATTGATCTTTTCTCCGGGTCGACTCTACCAAACATTCCTCATTACTGAATGAACCTACAGAGCATGTGAAGTTGAAGAGACAAGTTGATGAGCTTTGTAGGAAATGATTCATTTAGGAGAGTTTGAGTCCATGTGCCATGCCGGCCCTCCTCATGCCTAAAAAAGATAGCACTTAGTGCATGTGCGTGGATAGTCGGGCCATTAACAAGATTACGATTAAGTATCAGTTTTATATACTGCGTCTTAATGACATGTTGGACATGATGGCTAGTGCCGCGATTTTTTCCAAGATCGACCTCAAAAGTAGGTATCATCAAATACGTATTTGCCCAAGAGATAATGGAAGACAATCTTCAAGATAAAGGATGGGTTATACAAGTGGTTAGTCATGTCTTTTGGCTTGATCAATGCTCCCAGTACGTTCATGAGAGTAATGATCCAAGTGTTGATGCCCTTTATGGGTAAGTTCCTGTTggtgtattttgatgacatccttatTTATAATACCTCCAAGGAACAACATCTCCACGATTTGAGGTAATTTTGTGGGGTCCTTAGGACAGAGAAATTCTATGCCAACCTGAAGAAGTGTTCATCCATTATCTTCTCCAATAAATAGTTTTTTAGAAGGATGACAACTTTATTGGCAAAACCGGCAAACACCGGAAAGAATACAaacacagaaaaaataaaaaaacgaagaagaagaggaagaagaagaagaagaagtaaagagAGGAAAACTAGCAAAAGCCCACAGACCAGCAAGGAGGAACAATCTCCATTTTCTCCTGCTTGACGAGGGCAGCCCCATGTCGTGCCATTAAGTGAAAAACTCGACAATCGATCTTGGCATTGCCCTACTTACATTGAAAAGACCCAGGATGCTTCTCCAATAAATagttaatttgttttttttaataaattacaCCACAGAGCATGATCTATCTATCAACACATCTATCAAACTAGCAACCACATTTTCTAAGGTGATATCTTTCTCTTATGAATTTAGCTTGAATTCTAGACCTAGAGTAGCTGTCAAACAGAAAGCAAAAATCTTGGTAGTGGCAAGACAACCACATGTTTCAAAAATAGTCATAACAGAATTCCAAGCTATAAGAACCTCATAAATGGAAGGGAGTCATGGTTGACTAATTACAAAGTATCCCAAGCTGGCTGAGAGGAGCACACAACACAACCTACACACAATATAGAAGATCAATGATAAACCGTGAAGCTGTCTTATTGTAAGTAGCATTTGGAGTAGGTTGGTAATGGGTTGGGTTCATGTCGGGTTGGGCATCTACTAAACAAAACAGACCAAGAATTTCATTTTGAACCCAACACACTACTGTGGCCCAAACCCGTCTAAGAAGCCGATTGGACCAGCTGGGCCGAGCCAACCCAACCCATAGCCAGCTGTTCTTAATACACATTTAGTGAGAATTTTTTTTGTCAGGTTTCTTAACTGCACAGCAGGCCTTCCATTTCTTAGTTTGTCGAGTACTCCGTAGGAATTTGATGCTGCGTTCCTCCATGGTTATAGTTGAAGTTCTTCATGATTCTCCCAATTTTAccatggaggtttttttttttttttttccggttgATAAAACCAGCTCTCAACGGAAATTACCATGAAGGTTATCCTTCACATGGCTGTTCTGTATACCCCACATTTTATTTTGATAAGAGTCAACAAAATCGGGCATCTTATCATATCGGATGTTCGCGCCAACAGATCAAGAAAACAAACCCATGACGGCTATCATGATCAGACACCTGGCATTTTATATGAATTGGACGACCTTTGTCACATCAAAAACAAATTTTGAGAACAATAATATGGTTTCTCTCAGGCACTTGTTGGGTGTACCGTgaaattgttttttatttttattttttatgttgcttCTTAATCACTCCTAATGTGAGTTGTGTTTCATGATATTGGGCTgtgaacaaaaaagaagaagaagaagctcacaTGTTAAACTTTTCCACCATAATTTGATGCGAGCACTCGTGTTTGCCTTGGAAACTGTGAATACCTGAACATACACTAACCTTTCTATTCATTTGAGTTTTTATCAGTTAGATCTTTTGAGAGAAACTAATGCTTATGATGTTCAGATTCTTGGTGCTATCTTCTGGGATTGTTTATGGGTATTACGCGCTCATACTGAAGATTGACGAAGAAGATTTTGGTGGCCATGGAACACTTCTTCAAGAGGGACTCTTTGCATCCTTTTCCCTTTTTCTGGTACTTCTATCATTTTCTGTTCTTTaggcttaatttgattttgtttggaATGATCAGACCATCCATTCTGGCATAATATCAAGGGTAGTACACGTGTGCTGTCTCAGGTCTCCTGGTGGATGGATGGTAGGCAATAGACATACATCTAAGAATGGTTGTTTATATGTGGTTTGCTCACGCCACATGCATGGAGATCTCAGCCACCCTGCAGGCCACTGCATGTGGAGATCCAAGGAATCCATCAGGTTTTGTATGTTGCAATCCACCTGCTGAGTGGACCGGCCTGATCTTTGGGCCTGAGCATCCttcctgatggacggattggatgttccTCACATGCCACATTAGCACATGTCTTGGTGGTATGTGATGGGCCTGGGGTCTGCATCCTCTGCAATTAGTAAACGTCTTGTTTATCCATCTGATCATTCCTATTTACCAATTTCTGCAAAATGAAGCCCCTGCCTGCACACGTGAAGAACCTGTTTTTGTGGTGTTTTTGCAGCTTGCCTGGATTCTAGTATACAGCTTGGGGCATTTCTGATAGGTTCTGCTGACTTGTTGGCCATTTCACAGCAATGACTTCTCTCTGTTTCCTATTTCACCACCAATTGCATGATTTTACTTGGTTGTTTGGGCCCGGAATCTTCGGGCCCTTaaccaaaagagaaaaaaagaagaaaaaacctcATCTGGGGCCCAATCTTTTGTCAGTGCTCATCCGCGTTGCcaatttttcattgaattttgaTTTCCCACTTTCAGATTGATTTCTTTTAACATTGGAAGGTTGGATAACACACGTTGCGAGTCAgctaaaattttcattttgtaCGAGATTAAACGGTAGCAAAATCTCAGGAGGGTGGAGTTTCTTGAGCCACTGGACCAACTAAATGGTTTGTAAGTCGTCTGGTTGTAGTTTTTAAAATGCGTAGTGTCCACATCAGGGACTACAACAAGATGGTACTAatcccatgacctcatgttggaGCTATCAGTGGGCTGGGCTGTTCTGTTGGACTTACGCGCGTGGTTTAGGCTGAAATACTAGCCCCGTAGGCTGGACCTGCTCTTAAAATCTAAACCCGGCAGCCCAGCCCAAACCCAGCCTTGCCTGGTCTTGTTATCAATTTCATGCATGATTGGGCACCAAACAAACAGCCTAGATCTTGCAGAAAGAGGGTGACTGGGCTCTGACTTGGGCCAGACTCAGGTTCGGGCCATGCACGAAATTATGGGCATTCTTAAGAGCTTGATTGTTTTGGCCTTTCATGTGCCCATCTGAGACCTGGACCTAGGTTTTACTTTAATACATTGGTACTTCACAGGGGGCTACATATACCTTGGGCATTATCTATGAAAAAGCACTGTGTGCAGGTTGGACATGGGACCTACATTAAAAACTAAGACAGTTTCTCCTACCAGTGTGGTGCTGCACGGTGTGTGTGTGAGCTCTTGCATACCTGTTGCGGCCGGCAGACGTGCACAGTAATTTTGAAGCTTCAAAACTATTATAACTATTAATTTAAAGGCAGCGCACGCCTTCAGCAAGCTGAAAAGCTACTGTGCTTTTCAAAGGGCCCTTTGTGGCCCAGGCCCTGACTCCATAGCCCGGGTGCAACACCGGGACCTGGGAACCTGGAGCTACGGTGTTGTGCCTGACATCCACTCTATAATCAGTGCACCCCTTGGTGTTAAGTCCTGCAGCCAAAAATTCTCCCTGATATAACTTAGGTAGGCTAAACCAAAGCGagcatctcaggtgggccacacgaaagtGAATACTGGAGAGGAGGCACTAACCACAGGTTTTCGTGGGGCCCAACATGGTGTGTACATTCTATTCAACttgatcaggtaggccacaccacgtagATGCAGGTTGTCTGCCTTtctccggctcattttagggcatgagcataaACCTGAgtctgatccaaagctcaggtggatcacaccacatgaaacaagggAGATTGAataggtggatcataccacaggaaatgatggagattgaacacataccattaaaaacttgttagggCTGGTTGCAACAAACATCCATAAAGGACGGACTTTTCACGAATTGATGACATTCTATCATCAGTTCGTGAAGAATTTTAGCACCATTGTGTCACaaattacagattgcatgaaaaatcgGTCATATCCGTAGACTGACGAAGTTGACAGGATCtttgttgaaatcaagcactgATTATCCACGACCCTGATTCTTGTATTTCCCAGCTTTGACAAATTGCTTGAGGTCAAATGTAATGCTTCGTATATCAGAATTGGGAGAGTTTTATATCAAGAAGGCATGCCGGTGGCCTTTTATAGTAAAAAGTTTAGTGATGCACGCAAAAGTGATCTACTTACGAGCTTGACTTGTATGCAGTGGTCCATGCACTGCGATATTGGCGACATACTTAATTCAGATGGGGTTTATTATTTATACAGACCATCAAACTCTTAAATTTATTAATAGTCATGCTAAAgtgaatcgtgtgcatgatagatgggttgcgtttttacagaaattcacattcattctgaagcacaagtcaaggcagcagaacaaggtggctgatgcacgtAGCCACTTTGCTTCACTACTTGTTATAATGAGCAATGAagtagtcggcttcgactatcTCAAGAAGTTGTATGCCAAGGACAAGGACTTTGAAGATGCATGGATAAGGTGCCAAGAGGGTCATcccagtgacctacatatgcaagatagtttcctcttcaaagggaattgactgtgcatcccccaaagttctctaagggaaCAAATTATTTAAGAACTACATGGAGGTgtccttagtggacaccttgggtgagacaagTCATGTGCTTTTGTGGATGAGCGGTATTAGTGATCACAATTGGTACATGACATGGGTAAATGAGTGCAacattgttatatttgtcagacctccaaggggcagtcTAAGAATACGAGCCTCTACACCTCGTTACTTGTGCCTAATGGCTCTTGAGAGGATTTATCTATAGACTTCGtgtttggtctcccacgaacacaacacagcatggattcagtgttcgttgTGGTAGATCGCTTTTCAAAGATGACGTACTTTATCCGATGAAAGAAGACCTCGATGTAACATACGTagcgaatctattctttagagaagTCGTGTGGCTATATGGGGTTGTCAAGACCATTACTTCAGACCATGATACGAAGTTCATTTGCCACTTCTAGTGAACTTTGTGAAATTCTTCAGTACACAACTTCAGTTTAACAGTGCTACCACccatagaccgatgggcagactgaagttgtgaatcataTGTTGGGAAGCCTCCTTCAATGTATTTCGggtgaaaaactgaagcagtgggatttgtcctTATCTCAAGCGAAATTTGCATTCAATACATGGTGAACCACTTGACAAGGAAGTCCACATTCCATATTGTTTATGGtcaagtgcctcgccacacacttgatttGGGACATTTGTCCAAGCTCCCGGGCATGAGTATTGTAGCAGAATATATAGTGGACCGAATCGTAGCCATTCATGCGGATGTGCAAGTCAAGTTGCATACTTAAAACAATAAGtataaggagcaagccgacaagcatcagagacaaaaggtgttcgaggtgggcgaccatgttatggtccatctataaGGAAAGATTTCTGACTAAgacctacaacaagttgaagaacaaaaAAATTGGATCAATATTGATCCTCCAAAAGATCAATGCAATGCTTACATTGTGGATCTTCCGGATGACATGGAAATCTCACGTACTTTCAACGTCGCAAACTGGACTGAGTATCATGAATCGAAGTAGAACGAactcttttgaagtagaggggactgataTAGAGCAGATCGCAACcactttcatatccaagatggaccagaggaggtccaatcggaggtggaagtgatcggGACTATCAGAACCCTAATATATGTATATCTCGCAAACCacaatgagttattcgacataccatgtataattttggagtaggagaagctactttagccacccaactcacTATGTCGAGTTTCCCACGTTGAATTTGGGAGATTACATTAGATCGACAGTCAAAAattcattttaatttcatttttactatttataataagttttagtttgatcataactcttgatcctttgagctttaggagtcctGCCcaatggttaggccaaattgaacacttactatttttggtaaaaaaccacggaGAGATGGAACCCACAGTACTTTAACCAAAACTGATAGGCAATTCTGACTCAGGTGCTTAGGCAGTTCACACCAATCACACAATCATTTATCAATGTACTAGCAATACTACTAAGAATGAGTGTTGTGCATACCATTAGTCCATTGTCACCAAACTACCTCCTAGACCCCCACTGAACCCATTGTCACCAAACTACAATAAGAATGAGTGTTGTGCATACCATTAGTCCAAGGAGCACACCATGGATTGATATTTCACCTTAAAACACGCGAtccaaaatcccatcaaccaaaAGAAGATCACGATCGCATCCCTGGACGATACCACCAACAATATTCTCCAAAACCCCTTCTCATAACATCAAGCAAAGCCCAACACATCAGGGACCGTCAATGCCATCATGGGAGAATCCACCTCCCACCCAATCCAGTCCATTTGTGTTATCAGTCCAaggcacacacacaccccttaTTCTACAAGGAGCATTGCTTAGTCAAACCGTAGTCCTTCATGGGAGGGCCACCGAGCCATCATATAATGAATAGGCTTGGTGATGTGCCAAGCAATGACTACGTTGGTGGTGTAGATCTAATGAACAAAATATTGCAGACGAAGATAACAGCAGGGATGAAGAGTTGGTGATGCTGAATAGAGAGGGACCAAATTTGGATCTTGGTTGTGGTCTATGGGCTGTAGTCTTGGAGAGATAGTTGTGCTGGCGATGATGGAAGCAACAGTTCTTCAAGATTATGGGATTAGATTTTGACAACGAGATTGAAGTTTTGGCAACGGGTTTAGTTTATTTAATAGGGTTTtgaaaatcctaactctaataccATGTTAAATCATGTTATATTATGGAAACAATAGCTTATTTATTTCACTGAGATAAACAAAAATTTATAGAAGAGATGggaaatttttatatatatttggaaATATCCTAAAGAAACATATCTtataataaataagaaaatatccTAAGATAATAAAATTATCCTATTTTAGTCTAATATCACATACCTTTCTTACCAGGTATATCCAATATAAAACTTTGTACCGTGCGTCTTACCTTCCAAAGGAGCATTTTTAATACTTGAAACTGTGAGTGTGACTAATCCAAAGTCTTGGATGGGAGTATGTGCAAGGGCCACCAGATGTATGTTTGTGAAATCTATTTCATCCATGATCATTCACAACCAATCATCTTAGAACTTGAGCCCATAACTAAGACCCATAAAAAACTAATGTATGTGGGGCCACAAGTAAAGGGGAGGATGGACTCCCATAACTGAGTAAAGTAAAGACTCTTTGAGTAAGCCCAACCCGTCTAAACATTGGCTCGAGTTTTCGTATTTTTTCACTATGGTCTTAAGATGATCTATCGAAAAATCAAGCAAAGCTACTCACCCAAGTGAACAGTGATCTTCCACGTGtatccaaggtgtcccgtatcggtatcggttggcgtaacggtgacctccaaaatcgatacggatacgggggcgtaacggtgatacgggggcgtaacggcccgtaacggtgcaaaattttttttttgtcaaaaaaatatgaaaaaatatggattaaatccggaatattctaagcattccaaatatgtattcatttataatttggaacatgtt belongs to Magnolia sinica isolate HGM2019 chromosome 8, MsV1, whole genome shotgun sequence and includes:
- the LOC131252877 gene encoding uncharacterized protein LOC131252877 — translated: MKEGKSVKSNIKHPNGQSHDSPFKFSKLLDPEASWDKDQLGDALHWIRQVVALICGLLWGAVPLVGAMWIVVFLVLSSGIVYGYYALILKIDEEDFGGHGTLLQEGLFASFSLFLLAWILVYSLGHF